One Streptococcus sp. zg-86 DNA window includes the following coding sequences:
- a CDS encoding Stp1/IreP family PP2C-type Ser/Thr phosphatase, translating to MEISLLTDVGQKRTNNQDYVNRYKNRAGIDLIVLADGMGGHRAGHIASEMAATDLGISWVDTQIHTLNDVREWFATILEAENQKIHELGKTEEYRGMGTTLEAVVIIEHQMIYAHIGDSRIGLVRDGEYQQLTNDHSLVGALVRAGQLTEEEAKHHPQKNFITQSIGQQNPIEADIALKTLEIGDYILINSDGLTNMVSNEDIRDIVLSEVALDSKTESLIRFANNAGGTDNITVALIHITEEARQ from the coding sequence ATGGAAATTTCATTATTAACGGATGTAGGTCAGAAACGGACCAATAATCAAGACTATGTTAATCGCTATAAAAACCGAGCAGGAATTGATTTGATTGTCTTAGCTGATGGGATGGGTGGTCACCGAGCTGGTCATATCGCTAGCGAAATGGCGGCAACGGATTTAGGAATTTCATGGGTAGACACTCAAATTCATACTCTAAATGATGTTAGAGAGTGGTTTGCGACGATTTTAGAAGCAGAAAATCAAAAGATTCATGAACTGGGAAAAACGGAAGAATATCGTGGTATGGGGACAACCTTAGAAGCGGTTGTTATCATTGAACATCAGATGATTTATGCCCACATTGGAGATTCGAGAATTGGCTTAGTCCGAGATGGTGAGTACCAACAATTGACGAATGACCATTCCTTAGTCGGTGCCTTGGTGCGAGCAGGGCAATTGACGGAGGAAGAAGCAAAACATCATCCTCAGAAGAATTTTATCACTCAGTCCATTGGACAACAAAATCCTATTGAAGCAGATATCGCCTTGAAAACACTTGAAATTGGCGACTATATTCTCATCAATAGTGATGGTCTGACCAACATGGTTTCCAATGAGGATATTCGCGATATTGTTTTAAGTGAAGTTGCTTTAGACAGTAAAACAGAAAGTCTCATTCGCTTTGCCAATAATGCTGGAGGGACGGATAACATTACCGTGGCTCTCATCCATATTACGGAGGAGGCTAGGCAATGA
- the rsmB gene encoding 16S rRNA (cytosine(967)-C(5))-methyltransferase RsmB, with protein MVNKKDTARALALKVLGQIFDEGAYSNLALQHALSSSNLSEKDKGLVTELVYGTVMRKITLEWYLAHVIEDRDKLDSWVYYLLMLSLYQMLYLDKIPNHAIVNEAVELAKKSRGTDRFVNAILRKIIDTELPDPATIKRKNKRLSIQYSLPIWLVKKLIEEYGEERAVKIFESLLVRNKASVRVTNPDDLEVLKQETGAETSLLSAVGLVKSSGHFAGAVAFQEGRITIQDESSQLVAPTLALQGEEEVLDACAAPGGKTAHIASYLTTGKVTALDLYDHKLALIKQNAKRLGVASKVMTKKLDARHVFEEFGADAFDKILVDAPCSGIGLLRRKPDIKYNKATADFAALQSIQLEILDNVCQSLRKGGIITYSTCTIVAEENREVVEAFLAAHPNFKQVTLEHKRGDIIQDGCILITPELYGSDGFFISQFQRIS; from the coding sequence TTGGTGAATAAAAAAGATACAGCGCGAGCGCTTGCTTTAAAGGTTTTAGGACAGATTTTTGATGAAGGGGCCTATTCCAATCTTGCTCTCCAACATGCCCTATCCTCATCGAACTTATCAGAAAAAGATAAGGGACTTGTGACAGAGTTGGTTTATGGGACGGTGATGCGGAAAATCACCTTGGAATGGTATCTGGCACATGTGATTGAGGATCGGGATAAACTTGATTCTTGGGTCTATTATCTGCTTATGCTGAGTCTGTATCAGATGCTCTACTTGGACAAAATTCCCAACCACGCTATTGTTAATGAAGCGGTCGAGCTGGCCAAAAAAAGTCGTGGGACTGATCGATTTGTTAATGCCATTTTAAGGAAAATAATCGATACTGAATTACCAGACCCTGCGACCATCAAACGGAAAAATAAACGCTTGTCCATTCAATATTCCTTGCCTATTTGGCTCGTGAAAAAGCTGATAGAAGAATACGGCGAAGAACGGGCTGTCAAGATTTTCGAGAGTTTATTAGTGCGAAATAAAGCAAGTGTTCGTGTCACAAATCCGGATGATTTAGAAGTCCTAAAACAAGAAACAGGAGCAGAAACATCTCTCTTATCAGCGGTTGGTTTGGTCAAATCAAGTGGTCATTTTGCAGGGGCAGTTGCCTTTCAAGAAGGACGGATTACGATTCAAGATGAAAGTAGTCAACTCGTTGCGCCTACTCTTGCTCTTCAAGGAGAAGAAGAGGTGCTAGATGCCTGTGCAGCTCCTGGTGGTAAGACAGCACATATTGCTAGCTATTTGACAACGGGCAAAGTGACAGCTCTTGATTTATATGACCATAAATTAGCCTTGATTAAGCAAAATGCCAAGCGACTTGGTGTGGCAAGTAAAGTCATGACGAAAAAGCTAGATGCCAGGCACGTCTTTGAAGAATTTGGCGCAGATGCCTTTGATAAAATTTTAGTGGATGCTCCGTGCTCTGGTATTGGACTTCTGCGTCGCAAGCCAGACATCAAATATAATAAGGCAACAGCGGATTTTGCGGCGCTGCAAAGCATACAACTAGAGATACTAGACAATGTTTGTCAAAGTCTTAGAAAAGGTGGTATAATAACCTATAGCACCTGCACGATTGTGGCAGAGGAAAATAGGGAAGTGGTGGAAGCCTTCTTAGCGGCACATCCTAACTTTAAACAAGTAACATTAGAACATAAAAGAGGGGATATTATACAGGATGGTTGTATTCTCATCACTCCAGAGTTATACGGTAGTGATGGATTCTTTATCAGCCAATTCCAGCGAATATCTTAA